A single Hippocampus zosterae strain Florida chromosome 1, ASM2543408v3, whole genome shotgun sequence DNA region contains:
- the LOC127600472 gene encoding probable E3 SUMO-protein ligase RNF212, producing MSNWVCCNACFLPPSSERRLALATCGHVVCSVCYHKGKQGKCLICNDKCKVFPLTDQCRPEVKVLFSDISIVANKHLSEIRKVLMFQAKHGQRLMAYYQKRNEKVEEGWLKMKQEMQQMSKKLNERSAYIAKLEYSLQSLKSSSMSQMSHSSQSLHEKQVLQFPFSSPMPFSRHSSASNIFDNVNFFQKHSRVPRLSLSSPPHDRHMGAIPQRKSSQKANHSRYSTKVRHCPRTPLTPNVSFGHASTWNSPIFQSSQPFRVNPPI from the exons ATGTCGAACTGGGTCTGCTGCAACGCCTGCTTTCTTCCGCCCTCATCGGAGCGCAGACTGGCCCTCGCCACGTGCGGCCATGTCGTGTGCAGTGTTTGCTACCACAAAG GTAAACAAGGCAAGTGTTTGATCTGCAATGACAAATGTAAAGTGTTTCCTCTCACTGACCAA tGTCGCCCAGAAGTGAAGGTGCTGTTCTCCGACATCAGCATCgtggcaaacaaacatttgtcagAGATCAGAAAA GTTCTAATGTTCCAGGCCAAACATGGTCAAAGATTGATGGCATACTACCAGAAAAGA AATGAGAAAGTGGAGGAGGGCTGGCTCAAGATGAAGCAGGAAATGCAGCAGATGTCCAA GAAGCTGAATGAACGGAGCGCCTACATCGCTAAACTGGAATATTCACTTCAAAG TTTAAAGTCATCATCGATGTCCCAGATGAGCCACAGCTCCCAAAGCTTGCATGAAAAACAAG TCCTGCAGTTCCCGTTCAGCTCTCCCATGCCATTCTCCAGACATTCCTCAGCCAGCAACAT ttttgacaACGTGAATTTTTTCCAAAAA CATTCAAGGGTCCCCAGGTTGTCACTGAGTAGTCCTCCACATGACAGACACATGG GCGCAATTCCTCAAAGGAAGTCCAGCCAAAAAGCCAACCACTCTAGATATTCGACCAAAGTCAG ACACTGCCCGAGAACGCCGCTGACGCCCAACGTGTCCTTTGGACACGCATCCACTTGGAATTCGCCCATTTTCCAGTCTTCCCAGCCCTTCCGGGTGAACCCTCCCATCTAA